One window of the Acinonyx jubatus isolate Ajub_Pintada_27869175 chromosome A2, VMU_Ajub_asm_v1.0, whole genome shotgun sequence genome contains the following:
- the TLE5 gene encoding TLE family member 5 isoform X2 — MMFPQSRHSGSSHLPQQLKFTTSDSCDRIKDEFQLLQAQYHSLKLECDKLASEKSEMQRHYVMYYEMSYGLNIEMHKQAEIVKRLNGICAQVLPYLSQEQQLQAHQLSQLQALALPLTPLPVGLQPPSLPAVSAGTGLLSLSALGSQAHLSKEDKNGHDGDTHQEDDGEKSD, encoded by the exons ATGATGTTTCCACAAAGCAGGCATTCG ggcTCCTCTCACCTACCCCAGCAACTCAAATTCACCACCTCGGACTCCTGCGACCGCATCAAGGATGAGTTTCAGCTGCTGCAGGCTCAGTATCACAG CCTGAAGCTCGAATGTGACAAGCTGGCCAGTGAAAAATCAGAGATGCAGCGTCATTACGTGATG tACTACGAGATGTCCTACGGCTTGAACATCGAGATGCACAAGCAG GCTGAAATCGTCAAGAGGCTGAATGGGATTTGTGCCCAGGTCCTACCCTACCTTTCCCAAGAG CAGCAGCTCCAAGCCCATCAGCTGTCCCAGCTGCAggccctggccctgcctctgACCCCGCTGCCCGTGGGGCTGCAGCCGCCTTCGCTGCCGGCCGTCAGCGCGGGCACCGGCCTCCTCTCGCTGTCCGCGCTGGGCTCCCAGGCCCACCTCTCCAAGGAAGACAAGAACGGGCACGACGGTGACACCCACCAGGAGGATGACGGCGAGAAGTCGGATTAG
- the TLE5 gene encoding TLE family member 5 isoform X1, with the protein MMFPQSRHSGSSHLPQQLKFTTSDSCDRIKDEFQLLQAQYHSLKLECDKLASEKSEMQRHYVMYYEMSYGLNIEMHKQAEIVKRLNGICAQVLPYLSQEHQQQVLGAIERAKQVTAPELNSIIRQQLQAHQLSQLQALALPLTPLPVGLQPPSLPAVSAGTGLLSLSALGSQAHLSKEDKNGHDGDTHQEDDGEKSD; encoded by the exons ATGATGTTTCCACAAAGCAGGCATTCG ggcTCCTCTCACCTACCCCAGCAACTCAAATTCACCACCTCGGACTCCTGCGACCGCATCAAGGATGAGTTTCAGCTGCTGCAGGCTCAGTATCACAG CCTGAAGCTCGAATGTGACAAGCTGGCCAGTGAAAAATCAGAGATGCAGCGTCATTACGTGATG tACTACGAGATGTCCTACGGCTTGAACATCGAGATGCACAAGCAG GCTGAAATCGTCAAGAGGCTGAATGGGATTTGTGCCCAGGTCCTACCCTACCTTTCCCAAGAG CACCAACAGCAGGTCTTGGGAGCCATCGAGAGAGCTAAGCAGGTCACGGCTCCTGAGCTGAACTCCATCATCCGA CAGCAGCTCCAAGCCCATCAGCTGTCCCAGCTGCAggccctggccctgcctctgACCCCGCTGCCCGTGGGGCTGCAGCCGCCTTCGCTGCCGGCCGTCAGCGCGGGCACCGGCCTCCTCTCGCTGTCCGCGCTGGGCTCCCAGGCCCACCTCTCCAAGGAAGACAAGAACGGGCACGACGGTGACACCCACCAGGAGGATGACGGCGAGAAGTCGGATTAG